The Fibrobacter sp. UWB16 genomic interval GCCCATCGTCTTTAACGTTCTATCATCACGAGTGAGTTCCGTCGGCGTCAAGAGTCTTCCGCTTTCTTCACCTTCGTAGTTGTCAAACGCTCTCGTACCAATGCCAAAGGCGCGTGCCATCTTGAATAGGCGATCAGCACCCACTTCAGAGGCAATCTTTGCAAAGACGATGTTCGAAGACTGCACCATCGCTTCGCTCATGTCCATATCGCCATACACGTGGGTATCGCAAATTTTTTCGGACCTCGGATTCCATCTCCAGCAACGGCCTTCGTTTACAAAAATCTTGTTCGGGCTGACGGCGTTATTTTCAAGAGCCGCAGCAGCCGTAATGACCTTGAACGTAGAACCCGGTTCGTACGACATCGAAATAATTTCGTTCTTCGACATGCGACCGACACCCTGATTCTTGGAATTCGGGTCAAAAGTCGGGTAGCTAGCCATCGCAAGGATTTCACCCGTGTACGGGTCCACGACAACAGCACTTGCGCTCGTCGCCATAAATTCAGCAACGCCATCCTTCAAAGCCTTTTCGACAATTTCTTGCATGTTGCGGTCAATCGTCAGCACAAGATTCAAGCCAGACTTCGCTTCGACCACATTTTTCGAACGGTAATAGACTTCACGGCGATGAACATCCTGGACACTCACGCGAATGCCTTCGTCACCGCGGAGGCTATCGTCGAAAATCTTTTCCATGCCCATGCTGCCCGAACCATTATAGCCCACCTTGCCTACAATCTGAGAGGCCAAGGAGCCCTGCAAGAAGAGACGGCTATAACCCAGGTTATCACTCGTATCGCGCATGCTTTCTGCAAATACGACACCATTGCGGTCCATGATCGTCCCGCGTTCGGCATACAAGTTCTTCGTATGCGTCACCATCGACTTCGTATTGACCTGATAAACACTACGGTTCAAAACCTGGATGTCAAAAGTCTGCCAAACGAGCACACCAATCGTGCAAAGGACAAGGCTCTTCAAAATAAACAGAGGATCTGCGCCGTACTTATTCATGCGACTCCCCCGTTATCATGATTTTTACCGGAACGCCATTCAATCCAAGGCCAGAACGTTCCGCGAACTTTGCAAGATGGTTCATAGACGTAAGCTTGTTGATTTCGTAATCCCTCAAAAGGATTTCACGATTGAGCAAGTTCGCCTTTTCCCTTAATCCATAGAAAGTGCCGTAAAGACGGTTGATGCGGTTCTGCATATATACAGGAACCATGCACACCATCGAACCAACAAGCACAAGGAGAAGCACAACACCCATCACGCCATGCTTCCCGGATTTTACGGATTCATTCTGCACGTTATCAGTCATACTCTTTCATACACCCTGAGTTTTGCAGAACGAGCCCGGCTGTTCCTGTTGATTTCGTCAGCCGAGGGCAAGATCGGCTTGCGGTTCACTTTTTTCAAACGCTGGTGGTTACCACCGCACATGCACACCGGCAAGTTTTCCGGGCAAATGCATGCCTTTTCAAATTCTGCTGCCGTTTCCTTAACACAGCGGTCTTCCACAGAATGGTAGCTCATCACGACCAAACGTCCGCCCACCTTGAGGCAATCGACTGCTGCGCGGAGGCTATCTTCAATCTGCTTGAGTTCGCCATTCACTTCCATGCGGATAGCCTGGAACACACGAGCCAAAAGGCTATTGGCGTCACGGCGCTTGTCCGGGAACACGGCTTCGACAACGGCCTTGATATCGCTCGGGAGCACATCGCGGCCCTGAGTGGCAATTTCTCCCACTTTTTCCTTGATGCGGGTGGCGAGTTTGAACGCACGATCCATATCGGCATTCTTGCGGAGCGCAGCGGCGAAATCATCTTCGCTCACCGTGCGGAGCCATTCCTGAGCAGAAACATTTTCGCGACGGTCCATACGCAAATCGAGCGGATTGTCGCCAACAAACGTGAAACCACGGCTAGAGTCATCCACCTGATGGCTGCTGATGCCGAGATCGTAAAGGATACCGTCAATAGTATTCGGTTCAATTTCGTTTCCGAGTTCAGCAAACGGAACCGGATGGACAATAAACTTGGGGAGAACGCCTGCAAGGCGCTTCGTTGCAAACTGAACGGCTTCGTCATCACGGTCAAACGCATGGAGCGTTCCCGCTTCGTTCAGCTTTTGAGCAATAGCATAAGAATGGCCGCCACCGCCAAGGGTGCAGTCCACATACACTCCGTCAGCCTTAATATTCAGACCTTCAAGGCATTCTTGGAGCATTACCGGATCGTGATAGAATTCTCTCCCTTGAACTCCAGCGACCGCGGCTTCGGAAATTTCATTTACATGTACTGACTTGCGGAGATCGTTATCTGCCATTATCCCCCTCCGTCAAGCCTTCACCATAGAACGCGGCATCGAAAGCGTCGATAGCTTCATTTGTCTGTAAGCCATACTTTTCGTTGTAACGTTCAGGATTCCATAATTCGAGAGTTTTACCGCTGGCCTGGACGTAAAGAACTTCGTCTTTAAGACCGGCATACTCCAGCAATATTTTGGGGAGTAAAATGCGATTCTGGCCATCCATCTCCACGACTGTGGGGCAGAGGCCTCTCCG includes:
- a CDS encoding penicillin-binding protein, coding for MNKYGADPLFILKSLVLCTIGVLVWQTFDIQVLNRSVYQVNTKSMVTHTKNLYAERGTIMDRNGVVFAESMRDTSDNLGYSRLFLQGSLASQIVGKVGYNGSGSMGMEKIFDDSLRGDEGIRVSVQDVHRREVYYRSKNVVEAKSGLNLVLTIDRNMQEIVEKALKDGVAEFMATSASAVVVDPYTGEILAMASYPTFDPNSKNQGVGRMSKNEIISMSYEPGSTFKVITAAAALENNAVSPNKIFVNEGRCWRWNPRSEKICDTHVYGDMDMSEAMVQSSNIVFAKIASEVGADRLFKMARAFGIGTRAFDNYEGEESGRLLTPTELTRDDRTLKTMGFGHAVSVTPIQMVMAYAAIANGGKLMRPQIVKEWRNSNGDVVEKNKPVELRRVVSEKTAATIRKMLNRVVNSGTAKRVASQKLPDVLFGGKTGTAEKYNHLTRSYDRNSQVASFIGLAPSEDTRYVCLVLVDDPQGKHVGGLTAGPIFRRIMEGIYYHPALSPLAHNLKQVKLGSPCDKDFGGMMVSAVKDYARKHSCVVHFEGKGLRVISERVDAGLVNGKTLLLGDAVASKMPNLQGLSLKDALEVMGNIRMNVEYTGKGRVVAQEPKAEEALQRGMICKLTLKEKS
- the rsmH gene encoding 16S rRNA (cytosine(1402)-N(4))-methyltransferase RsmH encodes the protein MADNDLRKSVHVNEISEAAVAGVQGREFYHDPVMLQECLEGLNIKADGVYVDCTLGGGGHSYAIAQKLNEAGTLHAFDRDDEAVQFATKRLAGVLPKFIVHPVPFAELGNEIEPNTIDGILYDLGISSHQVDDSSRGFTFVGDNPLDLRMDRRENVSAQEWLRTVSEDDFAAALRKNADMDRAFKLATRIKEKVGEIATQGRDVLPSDIKAVVEAVFPDKRRDANSLLARVFQAIRMEVNGELKQIEDSLRAAVDCLKVGGRLVVMSYHSVEDRCVKETAAEFEKACICPENLPVCMCGGNHQRLKKVNRKPILPSADEINRNSRARSAKLRVYERV
- a CDS encoding division/cell wall cluster transcriptional repressor MraZ encodes the protein MNFTSFIGQAQTAIDGKGRTSFPREFRRQLSASEGNEFVVTRGPDRTLRLFVLPEFEKFMADLDSRSDRRQADLVRRGLCPTVVEMDGQNRILLPKILLEYAGLKDEVLYVQASGKTLELWNPERYNEKYGLQTNEAIDAFDAAFYGEGLTEGDNGR